CGTCGGGATTCCGGTAAATGTTTTCGAGCATAATCTCGTCGATCACCCCGCCCTCGCGTGCCCAGCGATTGTTGTTGCCCATGTGCGATGTGGCGCCAAGAATCCAAAGCCGGACTTCGCTGGAACAGTTTCCACCCAAAACCGGCCTGTCCTGTACCAGAATCACTTTTAATCCCGCACGGGCAGCGGTAATTGCTGCACAGGTACCCGTTAATCCTCCTCCTACAATCACCAGATCAGCCGCAGATTCAATGGTTTTCGGTGTTCTTTTCGCAGAAGCTTCTTCTTGTATCATTTTGTTAAATTTTTTTACGTCAATGGCTCAAAGCGAGGCGCTTTATTCCAATGCAAATTCAGCTTCCGTCGCAAGGAAACCCGTTGGTTTATAGATCGAAATATGCGCTTTCCCTTCAAAGCCCCGGACCGGAACAAGTACTTCCCTGCTCTCGCCGGGGTTTAGTTCGGGTATACTCACCTTTGTGTCCGAAGTTTTGATGTAGTACCCGGATAGCCTGCGCGCAGGGAAATCAGCCCGTGCTGTAACTTTAATAGTCAAGGCGCTAGTGCCTTGCTCTCCTGACCGGTAGCTGACCTTTTCAACCGTTAACGGCGACATTTCCTCCTGATGAACCTTGTAGGCGCGGCGTGGAGAACGGTCCGGACCTACGATTCCCCACGGGCGAAAGCCATTTACATTGGTGCCGAATAATTTGCTGCGATAATCATTGTAAGTCCACCACGAAGCTCCGGCTACGTAAGGTCTTTTGCGGATTTCGGCCATTACGTCCCTGATATGCTGCGCCTGATATGCCTCGCCTCCGTTTCCGTCCGAGCGCGTACCCCATTCGCTGATAAATACAGGCTTATCAGGATATAGTTTGTGAATATGATCGAGTGATTTGGCATGCCCGCCATAGGTGTTGGTCGATACAAAATCGACATACTGACTTGCTTCGTCCTCCGGTTTCGCTGGCAATGCATTGAGCCTCATCGTAGCGAAAGTATATAGCCGCGTAGGGTCAACCTCCCTGGCGAATGCAATCATGTCCTTCGTCCAGCGCTGACCAGCGGGTTCTTCGGACAGATATTCATTGCCAACGCTGTAAGCGATCACACTCGGGTGGTTCCAGTCGCGCTCAGCCATTTCCCGGAACTGAGATTTGAAATTGGCGCGCATGGAATCATTGTCCATTTGCTTGCCGGTAAGCTGCCAGTTACCCACTTCGGTGATGATCAGCATACCGTATTTATCTGCGAGGTCATAATAATATTCGGCCGGTGTATAATGCGTCAGGCGCTGGAATTCCATACCGGCTTCTTTCATCAGGCGGAAATCTTTTTCTACAAGCCAGTCCGGCTCCATGGAACCGAGGCCGGGATAATCCAGTACGCGGTTGCCACCTCCCACTTTCAGCGGCTTGCCATTGAGGAGGATCTGTGCGTCGCGGATTTCGATTTTTCGGATGCCAAACTTTGAGCCGATCGAGTCGGAGCCCACGTTAGCTTTCAGTTCGTATAAATTTGGCTGGTCGAGATACCAAAGCTTTACCTGCGAGGCTGGAATGCTGGCTTCTGCCTCAACAAGGGCAGTTAGGCCGGCCGGGATGCTGGTCGGTTTTGTTTTCCATTTCAATGCGAGAGGTTTTTTGTCATGAAAGACCGAGATATCTACTTTTGGCGCAGCTGCATTTTGAGAAGCGTTTTTCACACGAATCCTCGCAGTAATGCTCGCAGAGTTTTTAGAAAGATCGGGTGTTGTTTCAATCTTGATATTTTCAGCATAAACCTCCGGCTCGATCGTCAGGTAAACCGGACGGATCAGTCCCCCATAATTCACCCAGCCGACAAACGAATCATTGACATCACCATTATCCTTTACCCCCGGGATGGTGTTCGTTTTCCACGTATTATTGTTGACTGCAACCACCAGCTCGTTCCCACCTTCTTTCAACAAAGAAGTTACATCAAAGCTAAATGGCGTATAGCCACCTTCATGCTCGCCGACTTTTTGACCGTTCAGCCATACATAAGTCTTATAATAAGCTGCATCAAAATGAAGGATTATACGCTTGCCGGAGGTTGGTTTCCATGGAAACGATTTACGGTACCAGGCTGTTCCGGTGTAAAATTCATAGCGCGGATCCGTCGAGAAGCAATGTGGCACGGTTACGATATCCTGTCGCGAAGATTTGGCCACGCCTTCTTTATACCATTGATTCGACAGTCCAAGCTCGGCCGGGTCGAGCACAAACATCCAGTCCCCATTCAGCGATATCGCCCCGGGATCTTTAATATGATACTGCGCGAAGCCGTTTTGAGAGATCCAGCAAGCAACGATCAGAAGCAGCGTTCTAAATTTGTTGTTCATAAAATGCGTTAAGGAATTCGAAAAGGATTATAAGTAAAGAGTCATTCGTGCGGATGATTTTCTTGAATTGGTAAAATCTCGCCAACACTAACTTTCCGGGACGCTACAAATGGAATCAATGCCGAAAACAGCACGACGGTGGCTACGACGGCGGTGACGATGGTTCCGGAGGTGGTCATTACACTCAGTATAAAAAGCATCACAGCGGTAAAAAGCAATGCACCCGTAATAACGCGGAGGCCGAAACGGTTCTGACGTTTGATCTCAATCGCCTCTTCTTCATTGATTTCCAGTGCATCAATGCGCTTTTGTTCTTTGGTTTCCAGATAGGTCAGATATTCCTTTGCTATGACGTCTTTAGAGCGCGCCCAAAGTTCATAGGCGAGTAAAAGTGCCAGTGGAAGCCCCACGCCGACGATCGTTTCCATTCCTCTCGATAGTTTGAAATCCAGCAGGAGCGGGGCCAGAATTTTGAAAAACAGGTTAACCGAAAGTCCGATCCCGGTTACCCATAACGTGACGGTGCTATTCAGCCTTTTGGAAAAAAGCGCCCATAGCGGCGGCGCCAGAAGCGGACCGCCAGAAATCGCTGAAATGCTCAAAACCACTTCCACAATACCTCCCGCCGCCGGAACCAGCAATGCAATGCCGATCATTCCCAAACCAAAAAACCAGGAGGAACCACGCGCCACCCGGATCAGCTGCTTGTCGGAAGCTTTCGGGTTGACCATACCTTTATAAATGTCATTGGTAAAAACAGCCGACACGACATTTAATGCTGTATTGGCGCTGGCCGAGGTAGAAAAGTACATTCCGGTGAGCATCAAGCCCAATAGTCCCGGAGGCAGTACCAGTTTGCAGATCATCAGGTACGCATTTTCGGTGTCCAGGCCGGTTAATGCAGGGTTGATCGCCTTGTAGATCATCGGCGGCAGCATCCAGATGATTGGACTGATCAGGTATAAGCCAGCAAAGAGCCATGCCACTTTTTTAGCCGATTTTTCACTATCCACACTTGTATAACGCTGTACCATCGTCCAGTTTCCGCCAATGTAACAGATGTGGTAAATGACAAATGCGGCGACGAAGCCAAGGGTATATTCACCATTCAAGAGATTGAAAAAATCGTCAGGAACTGCTTGGGTGAAACCTTCCCAGCCACCAACTTTATCAAAAGACAATGGAAGCAGAATGAACACGGCGGCCGACAAAACCACAAACTGCAGAATGTCCGTCACCATTACTGCCCAAAGGCCGCCTACCGCGGTATAAGCAATCATAAAAAGCCCCAATCCAACGGTACAAG
This Dyadobacter sp. UC 10 DNA region includes the following protein-coding sequences:
- a CDS encoding glycoside hydrolase family 2 protein; the encoded protein is MNNKFRTLLLIVACWISQNGFAQYHIKDPGAISLNGDWMFVLDPAELGLSNQWYKEGVAKSSRQDIVTVPHCFSTDPRYEFYTGTAWYRKSFPWKPTSGKRIILHFDAAYYKTYVWLNGQKVGEHEGGYTPFSFDVTSLLKEGGNELVVAVNNNTWKTNTIPGVKDNGDVNDSFVGWVNYGGLIRPVYLTIEPEVYAENIKIETTPDLSKNSASITARIRVKNASQNAAAPKVDISVFHDKKPLALKWKTKPTSIPAGLTALVEAEASIPASQVKLWYLDQPNLYELKANVGSDSIGSKFGIRKIEIRDAQILLNGKPLKVGGGNRVLDYPGLGSMEPDWLVEKDFRLMKEAGMEFQRLTHYTPAEYYYDLADKYGMLIITEVGNWQLTGKQMDNDSMRANFKSQFREMAERDWNHPSVIAYSVGNEYLSEEPAGQRWTKDMIAFAREVDPTRLYTFATMRLNALPAKPEDEASQYVDFVSTNTYGGHAKSLDHIHKLYPDKPVFISEWGTRSDGNGGEAYQAQHIRDVMAEIRKRPYVAGASWWTYNDYRSKLFGTNVNGFRPWGIVGPDRSPRRAYKVHQEEMSPLTVEKVSYRSGEQGTSALTIKVTARADFPARRLSGYYIKTSDTKVSIPELNPGESREVLVPVRGFEGKAHISIYKPTGFLATEAEFALE
- a CDS encoding sodium:solute symporter family protein; translation: MNSSIDTIVILVFSAFVLGIGMLFARTGRNLKSFFAGGEAVPWFIGGLSLFMSFFSAGTFVAWGSIAYKHGWVAITIQWTMCIGALITALYLAPRWKRTGALTAAEFIRERLGLPVQKTYIFIFTLVSVFIKGSVLYPVAKLVSASLDLPLVPCTVGLGLFMIAYTAVGGLWAVMVTDILQFVVLSAAVFILLPLSFDKVGGWEGFTQAVPDDFFNLLNGEYTLGFVAAFVIYHICYIGGNWTMVQRYTSVDSEKSAKKVAWLFAGLYLISPIIWMLPPMIYKAINPALTGLDTENAYLMICKLVLPPGLLGLMLTGMYFSTSASANTALNVVSAVFTNDIYKGMVNPKASDKQLIRVARGSSWFFGLGMIGIALLVPAAGGIVEVVLSISAISGGPLLAPPLWALFSKRLNSTVTLWVTGIGLSVNLFFKILAPLLLDFKLSRGMETIVGVGLPLALLLAYELWARSKDVIAKEYLTYLETKEQKRIDALEINEEEAIEIKRQNRFGLRVITGALLFTAVMLFILSVMTTSGTIVTAVVATVVLFSALIPFVASRKVSVGEILPIQENHPHE